DNA from Granulicella arctica:
CACCCGCGTGGCCTCAAGCGTCGCCTGCACATCCGGATAGAGGGTGGCGAGATCGCCGATCACCTCGATCTTTACCCAGTCAGAAAGCCCCACCTCGCGCCCCAGACGCGCCGCCCGGATCGCCTCCTCAGCCGTGTAACAGCCCGCCGTGTTCGGCAGCAGGAAGTAGCGCTGCGGATCGATGAAGTCCAGCAGCGATTCGTGGGAGCGATCAAGGTTCACCCGTCGCACCGCGACCGTCACCATCTCCGCGCCGGAGGCCTCGATGGCAGCCTGCGTCTCCGCTCCATCCTTATACTTTCCCGTTCCAACGATGAGGCGCGACTGAAAGGCTCTTCCGGCAACGACCAAGGGTTCCATATGTCTCTATTTTAGTGCGCAGATTCATACCAAAAGCAAACGGCCCGTGCTCGAAGGGAGCGACGGGCCGTCTGGCGGTGATCTGGTGGGATTGACTTGAGGCGTCCACTCCTGTGTGGGCCGCTGCGGATACTGCTGCGTAAAAAAACCGCTGGGACTAGAGCTGGACGCTCTAAGCCTCAGTCACCTCACGTACTGTTGTGCAACTATTACTGTCAATTTTCATAGGCTGGACCATCCTCCTTTCCCGTGTAGCCAGAGATTACTCCAGACTCCATGGCCACCGCAAGTAGGCATCGGCGCTCCAGCAGGACATCCAGTGCAATATTTGGCGCATCGAACGGCGCAGTGCTTCACTTTCACTCCGAGAGGCTATCTCCCTATGAAACCCGCAACCATTGTTGGCATTCTCCTGATCCTCGTTGGCATCGTCGGCTTTGCACTTGGCGGCTTCACCTTCACGCATGAGAAGAAAGACGTTGACCTGGGTCCTGTCCAGATCGGCCATGAACAGAAGAGCACCGTTCCCATCCCTCCCATTCTCAGCACTATCGCGCTGGTCGCCGGAGTCGGCCTGGTCGTTGTGGGAGCCAGGGCTCGCTAGCCCGACTACTTGAGATAAGCCCGCACCAGATCGATCAACTCCTCTCCGAGATCGGGCGTCAGCGGCGCGTGTCCGTCCTGTAGCAGATGCAGCCGAATGTGGTCCTCCAGCACCTCGCCCATCAGACTGTTGATGCCTCCCCGAGCCGCCGCCAGCAACATCAGCACGTTGGCGCAGTCTTCGTCGGACGTCAACGCCCGCTCAATCGCATCCATCTGCCCACGAACCCGCTTCACCCGATTCAGCAGCTTCGTCCGTTCCCGCTCTACGTGGGACATGATTTTCTTCTCCTATTCACTCTTCAAATACCCTAAGGGGGTATACTACAAATAATCTTCCAGCCCCCTACGAACTCCAGGCCGGAACATAACTTCCCATGACGATTCTCACTCTATTCATGAAGAACCGCGAACATAACAACTTCATGATGACTCAAAGCTGCATCCGCTGGGGGCAAATCCTTCTCCTGTCGTGTCTGTTTGCGATCGCCGCGCCTCTCACGGCCCAGGCGCAGACATCACTCCTGCCAGACGCGCCCTCCCCGGCAGACCTGAATGCACCCGCGCCAGCGGTCCGCAATGCGCCCGACACCTCCGACACTGTGACGATGTTCCCGCACACCGAGAGCTCCCGCTTCTTCATGGCGGGACAGGCGAACATCGTCTTCCAGTCGCACGGCCCCATGCACTCTCCTTATGAGGGCACCAACAGCTTTCTCAGCCGCGGCGAGTACAAGACCTCGCTCGTCGGCACGCTCTACCTGGGTGCACAGCTTTTGCGCACGCCTGAGCACGCCAACGACTTCATCCTTGACTTCGAATCCGCCGGTGGACGCGGCCTCAGCGAAGCTCTCGGCCTCGCCGGGTTTACCAACCTCGACGTCGTCCGCAACCCGAACCTTGGCTCGAAGCCGTACATCGCCCGCGTCCAGCTCCACCAGACCATCGGCCTCTCCAGCAAGCTCGTCGACACCACGCGGAATCCGTTCTCGCTCGCCACGCAAGCCCCGGAGCGCCGCCTCGAGCTCCACGTGGGCAAGATGAGCCTGCCCGACTACTTCGACGCCAACTCCATCGGCACCGACAGCCACCTCCAGTTCCTCAACTGGACCGCGGACAACAACGGCGCGTGGGACTATGCCGCAGATACCCGTGGCTATACCTACGCCGCCGTCGCCGAGTACATCGACACCTGCTGGTCCGCCCGCTATGCCATCTCCCTTATGCCCACCGTTCCCAACGGCATCGACCTCGACTGGGCGCTGCGTCGCGCCAGCGGCCAGAACGGCGAGGTCGAGATCCGCCACTCCCTGCTCGGCAAGCTCGTCAGCCCCGAGCGTAAGGGAACGCTCCGCTTCCTCACCTACGTCAACCACGCTCACATGGGGCTCTACCGCGATGCGGTCAAGGCATACCTCAATGGAACCGACCCCACGCCCGACGTCAACAAGCACGCCGTCTTCAGCTCTGTGAAGTACGGCTTCGGCGGCAACTTCGAGCAGGAGCTGACGCCGAACCTCCGTGCCTTCGGCCGGTTCGGCTGGAACGAAGGCCAGCACGAGTCCTTCGCCTACACCGAGGTCGACCAGACCATCGAGCTCGGCGGCGACTACTCCGGCCGGGCCTGGTCGCGCCCCAACGACAAACTGGGCCTCGCCTTCATCACCAACGCCATCGGCAAGGACCACCAGACCTACCTGAAGCTCGGCGGACTCGGCTTTCTGCTCGGCGACGGCAACCTGAACTACGCCCGCGAGGACATCCTCGAGAGCTACTACAACGCGCACGTCTGGCGCGGCATCTACTACGCCTTCGATCTCCAGTACATCGACCACCCCGGCTATAACAAAGACCGCGGTCCCACGCTGGTCGAGACCGTCCGCATGCACGTCGACTTTTAGGTATTTCGTTCCGGCATTGGATGGTGCCTACTTTCCCCATAAATGGAAGCAGGCATTACGGCACAGGTATTTCACGGGAGCGGCCGTCAAACGCTTCTTCTGCGATACCCGCCAACCACTTCAGAACTACCTGTCCGACTTCATCGCTGCCTACAACTTCGCCAGAAGCCTCATGACACTTCACGGATTCATGCCCTACGAGGACCTCTGTAATCCCTGGACCCAAACCCCAGACAGATTTACACTCAATCCCATCCTCCAATATGGCAGGACTAAACATCTAGTGAACATTCCAGCCTTGCCCAACAAGAAGGAATAACCCATGAGCAGCGCCATTCTCTCAGACCAGAACCGCAATCTCGTAGGTGCAGCCTTCGGTGCACTCGCCGGGCTCGCGATCACCCTGCAACTCCAACACGAAGCGGCAATCGCAGCACTATCCATCGCAGGACTCATCCTCTACCTGGGCCAATCCACGCAACACGGGCCAAAAACCATAGCACTCTCCGGAGTACTCGGCCTCGCCTGCACGCGCCTCACGATTGCCTTAATCCAGTAATGTGGATGCATGGCTGAAGCGAACCCAACCTCCCCGCTCATCGCTGTCATCGAAGACGAGGATCATCTCGCCCAGGGCCTGCTCTTCAACCTGCAAGCCGAAGGCTACCGCACTCACCACGAGGCCGACGGCGACGCTGCTCTAGCCTGGCTTCTCGCCACCGACGAAAAGCCCAGCGCCATCCTCCTCGACGTCATGCTCCCCGGCAAGGACGGCTTCGCCATCGTCCGTGCCCTTCGCGAAGCTCAGCGCTTCACGCCTGTCCTCATGCTCACCGCCAGAGGCCGCACCGAAGACATCCTCGAAGGTCTCGAAGCCGGAGCCGATGACTACCTTCCCAAGCCCTTCGATCTCAATATCCTGCTTATCCGCCTCAAGACGCTCCTCCGCCGCATGGCCTGGCAAAACGCGCCGTCCGAGCCCGATGCAGCTCCAATCGAGCCGCCGCAACCCGCCGAGTACGCCTTCGACCACCGCACCATCCGCTTCGACACTCTCGAGCTCGTCGCCCCCAATCGCCTCACCCATCTCACCCTGATGGAAGCGGAACTGCTCCGTTACTTTACCGAGCGCGAGGGTCAGATCATCTCCCGCAAGGAGATCCTCGAACAGGTCTGGCGCGTCCACGAAGACACCGACACCCGCGCCATCGACAACTTCATCGTCCGCCTCCGCCGCTACATCGAAGACGATCCCGCAAACCCAACCCACCTCGTCACCGTCCGTGGCGTCGGCTACCGCTTCCTGCCAAACCCAACACCGTAATCGCTACTTCGCCCAGACGCTATCCAGCAGCAGCTCCTGCTCGCGATGCTTGTCCGGCTCCACCATCGGCTCCGGCCCAAGATGCATCACCAGCCACTGCGAGCTCGCCGCATACACCGGCCACTTCGGCAAACCCTCGCCGTTCGGATCGCCGGTCTTCGCAAAGTTCGTCCAGTACCTCTGCATCGTCGCGCTGGTTTGAAAATCCTCCGGCCGCCACGCATAGCCGAAGCTGCTCAACAGATCGAGATCGCCAAACACATACGGAATCTCCGAAGAGTGATACGCCGCCAAGCCACCCGGATGATTCGGATCGGCAGGCGCAGCCAGATCAAACCGATAGCGATATACCGGCTGCTTGCCCGTCTTCGTCTGCGCTTCGAGCCACTTCCATGTCGAGTACGCAATAAAGTGGTCGCCAGCCAAATCCGCCTGCGCCCGCACAGCACTCGCATCGTCGGTCACCGGATTCAGCGCCAGCAACTCCGTCGCATGATCCGGCAAGAGCTTCTCCACCGCAGCCTTGAAGCTCTCCACCGTAGCCTTCGGGTCGATACCACCTTCATCGCGATTCCAGCCAGCCAGCATTGGAACATCGTTCTGCTTGCCCGCAGCATAGATCGCTCCCACGCTCTCCGGGAGGAAGTAGCCGTCTACATCGGGCCAGAATCGCATCGGCTCGCCCGACTCCTTCTTCTTCATCTGCGCTTCCAGCAACTGCTGCGCCGGAATTGCACGAAGCTGCTCGAGCGTCGTGGCCGACAGCACCGTCTTTGCAAACTCATCGTTCTTCGCCGACACCTCCTGCAACGATTTGTATGAAGCCCCCGTGCTTCCATACAACGCTCCGCCGCTCTCGCCGATCACCCGCGCGAACAGCCCCTTCGCCAGCGGCGACGCCATCTGCGAGCTCACCGAGAACGATCCCGCGCTCTCGCCGAACAGCGTCACATTCTTCGGATCGCCGCCGAACGCCTCGATGTTCTTCTGCACCCACGCGAGCGCCGCCGTCTGATCCAGCAGGCCGTAATCTCCCGCTGCGTTCTTGCCCGACTCCTTCGCCAGCTCCTCATTCGCGAAGAACCCGAAGATGCCCAGCCGATAGTTCATCGTCACGACGACCACGCCGTTCTTCGCCAGATTCGCCCCATCCTGACGCCGCTCCGACGTGCTTCCCGCAAGAAATCCGCCGCCGTAGATCCACACCATCACCGGCAGCTTCGCCTTCTTGTCCTTCGCCGGAGTCCACACATTCAGCGTCAGACAGTCCTCACTGATCCCCGGATCGCGAAACACCATGTCGTTGTAGATCGTCGGCTGCATACAGTGATTGCCGAACTCCGTCGCCTGGCGCACGCCGCTCCACTTTGCCGGAGCCATCGGCGCCTTCCAGCGCAGCGGTCCGACCGGCGGCGCGGCAAACGGAATCCCCAGAAACGCTCGCGTCTGCCCATCGACCTTGCCTTCCACCTTGCCCTGCTTCGTCTTTACCCGAAGATCTTTAGCATCCGCCGCCCGCGCCGGAGACACGCACACCGCGACCATCGCCACCAAAAGGGCAGAGCCCACACAGTTCGCCGTCTTCCAAGTCATCACGTTTCGATCCTTTGCCTGCGTCCGCCAGTCTACACGGCAACGTTTAGGAATGGCTCAGCTTGATGCGCTCTTGAAGGGGCGCGGCTTCAGCCGCGCCGTATG
Protein-coding regions in this window:
- a CDS encoding DUF3185 domain-containing protein, with product MKPATIVGILLILVGIVGFALGGFTFTHEKKDVDLGPVQIGHEQKSTVPIPPILSTIALVAGVGLVVVGARAR
- a CDS encoding metal/formaldehyde-sensitive transcriptional repressor yields the protein MSHVERERTKLLNRVKRVRGQMDAIERALTSDEDCANVLMLLAAARGGINSLMGEVLEDHIRLHLLQDGHAPLTPDLGEELIDLVRAYLK
- a CDS encoding carbohydrate porin translates to MTILTLFMKNREHNNFMMTQSCIRWGQILLLSCLFAIAAPLTAQAQTSLLPDAPSPADLNAPAPAVRNAPDTSDTVTMFPHTESSRFFMAGQANIVFQSHGPMHSPYEGTNSFLSRGEYKTSLVGTLYLGAQLLRTPEHANDFILDFESAGGRGLSEALGLAGFTNLDVVRNPNLGSKPYIARVQLHQTIGLSSKLVDTTRNPFSLATQAPERRLELHVGKMSLPDYFDANSIGTDSHLQFLNWTADNNGAWDYAADTRGYTYAAVAEYIDTCWSARYAISLMPTVPNGIDLDWALRRASGQNGEVEIRHSLLGKLVSPERKGTLRFLTYVNHAHMGLYRDAVKAYLNGTDPTPDVNKHAVFSSVKYGFGGNFEQELTPNLRAFGRFGWNEGQHESFAYTEVDQTIELGGDYSGRAWSRPNDKLGLAFITNAIGKDHQTYLKLGGLGFLLGDGNLNYAREDILESYYNAHVWRGIYYAFDLQYIDHPGYNKDRGPTLVETVRMHVDF
- a CDS encoding response regulator transcription factor, which produces MAEANPTSPLIAVIEDEDHLAQGLLFNLQAEGYRTHHEADGDAALAWLLATDEKPSAILLDVMLPGKDGFAIVRALREAQRFTPVLMLTARGRTEDILEGLEAGADDYLPKPFDLNILLIRLKTLLRRMAWQNAPSEPDAAPIEPPQPAEYAFDHRTIRFDTLELVAPNRLTHLTLMEAELLRYFTEREGQIISRKEILEQVWRVHEDTDTRAIDNFIVRLRRYIEDDPANPTHLVTVRGVGYRFLPNPTP
- a CDS encoding carboxylesterase/lipase family protein, which gives rise to MTWKTANCVGSALLVAMVAVCVSPARAADAKDLRVKTKQGKVEGKVDGQTRAFLGIPFAAPPVGPLRWKAPMAPAKWSGVRQATEFGNHCMQPTIYNDMVFRDPGISEDCLTLNVWTPAKDKKAKLPVMVWIYGGGFLAGSTSERRQDGANLAKNGVVVVTMNYRLGIFGFFANEELAKESGKNAAGDYGLLDQTAALAWVQKNIEAFGGDPKNVTLFGESAGSFSVSSQMASPLAKGLFARVIGESGGALYGSTGASYKSLQEVSAKNDEFAKTVLSATTLEQLRAIPAQQLLEAQMKKKESGEPMRFWPDVDGYFLPESVGAIYAAGKQNDVPMLAGWNRDEGGIDPKATVESFKAAVEKLLPDHATELLALNPVTDDASAVRAQADLAGDHFIAYSTWKWLEAQTKTGKQPVYRYRFDLAAPADPNHPGGLAAYHSSEIPYVFGDLDLLSSFGYAWRPEDFQTSATMQRYWTNFAKTGDPNGEGLPKWPVYAASSQWLVMHLGPEPMVEPDKHREQELLLDSVWAK